The Cucurbita pepo subsp. pepo cultivar mu-cu-16 chromosome LG05, ASM280686v2, whole genome shotgun sequence nucleotide sequence CACCTAATTTCCCATACTTGATTTGCtcctttgtttccctctctcaCTCATCGCTTTACCCccacatatttttattatattttgacaCAACTTTTCCATCTCTAACcccacaaatatttatattttcaaatccaGTACCATATCAAACCATACATTATTTATATCAACCTAAACACGTCTTCTCCTATGTAGCCCCACAAACATTTatatctttcaaatttaataccATATAAAACTCCTTACCTCAACCCAATTCCGGGCCTCGAACCCTTTCCCTCCTTTCAAATCacattcctttattttttttttatttaaaagaaaaaaaaagtgaaatagAGGGgaagttatatatattatatagatAATGATAAGAAGATAATGGGGTTATGAATCTGAGCTGTCGATCACGCGTGGCGTACACAACATTGGTCGACCCTCCACTGTCACAATTCCACGTGGtcattctattatttttgtaataaaaataaaattaaagctaaaaattttaaaaataattaaataaaagtttgtAGATTATAAATTGCATAAGGAGTTGAAATCTACCTCGTTGCAAAACTTTGTTGTATCCACGGTTGGGTCGCTTTCACCATACCAATTCTTTGACCAAATCCTCACTCTCTTCCATCCATTTGTGTTTCGTGTGGGTCAACACATAAATTAGATGGTCGAGTCGGTGAGTCCATCTACTCGACGAACTCTATGTTCTCTATGCCTTGAAGATTATCGTGTTAATTCTAATACCTATAACTCGTTGAAGAAATCATAATCATACGAGACAAATTGATCGACTTAactcattaaaatattattattattgatctaaaaattcaaaattcaaaattttcattctaaatatataatcatttttagtataaatattatttaatttaatttatttttgaaataaggaGTGAAATTTGAAGGCGAATTaatttttgtgtgttttgagaattttgttttgtttgggtATTCACATGCGATGCATCGTAATTTATGTTCATCTGACAATCAATCTACTGAACCaaaaagtgaaacaaaataaaaataaatgacccataaatattattattattattaataaaaaggaCTGGATTAAACAGTCAACTGGTtcccaaaatatatatatactctttttatttattttcattaaaaaaaaattaatttatttttatcgttTAGAATTTAGATTCGACACCCGATAACTTTtgcatgttgtatgtcacttaattttttaaatatttaatagttttttaaattttaattttttaaatataatatttgttttatgtgATAATAATCTAAATCTTTACTtggtaattttgaaaaagtctAACCtgtgaaaattatttgattgtttttattaaatataaaattagagtGGTTAATTTggaatatttaatttggtaTGTAAATggatatataaattaaagtatttaaaaaaaaaaaaaaaaattggaagtaTTAAATATTGGTTTGGAAAATTGATTCCGTTCCGCCTCCCTTGTTTAATTTACCATCTGCCACGTCCTGCTCCAtgtctctctctgtctctctctgttAAGCTGTTTGGTGTATATATAAGTAATCTTCCCCCACAAAAATTACTATATTCTTCGCCATTGATTCCGAGCTAAATCTGCTACGGGGAGCCTCTCTTACTGTTCTTCTTAACTATAAGCTTCTCTCATTTATGGATTATGgagattcttcttcttcttcttcttcttcttcttcttccaattgACCGGCAGATTTGAGAATTGATGAGGGCTCGAGGGattcaaatacaaaagaaCAAACTATGAAGGCCAAGGAAATGCACCCTCTTTGTTGCATCTCGGTGGAGAGTTTCGGAATCGGATGCGCCGGCGATGGAGACCAGTCGACTGAGGAGGCTGCTGCGGCGGCGGCTGCTCTCTGCAGGACCAAGAGCATGCCCGCCAGTTTAGCCGCTTTTTCTGATGGATCTCATGCGAATGTTATCAGACGGCCACCGGGATCCAAATCCACAGTCGCTGGAGTTCTTCACAAGTGGACCAATTACGGGAAAGGGTGGAGATCCAGATGGTTTCTTCTCCGTAATGGCGTATTGTCCTACGCCAAGATTCGCCGTCCCGAGAATCTGAATCTTCTTGCTTCAAACAACGACTATCGATTGATCGGAGAGATTTCAAGCAATAGGATCCCGAGGGGAGACGAGAACGGCGGAGGGAGGAGGAAGCACCAAAAAGCGGTGGGAGTGGTTCATCTCAAGGTACATAAAAGAGCTTGAAACGAAATTGTAATTGAAATTAAGAGGAACACGAATTTTGGTTTATTATCTGGAAAATTTACACAAAAACAGGATCTGAAATGGTCTGATAATTTGATGATCTGATAAAGTAGGAATGGGATGTGTTTATGCATTTTAGGGATGGCGGTAAAGAGAGAAATAGGTTTTCCGTTATGGGCAACATTTTAGGTTATGTGTTTACCATTCATCACATTTTTAGTTTTGCTTCTCTCTGAAAATaaatgtctctctctctctctctctctctctttagcTCTCCCTCTGAGTCTGAGGCCGACTCTGATTTTGCCAGATACTCAGGGGGAGGGGGCATTGAAATCTGAGCTTAAAGCAAACGCGTGAACCACAGGTTTAAACCATTGTTCATCATATTTCTTCCAGCATttactctctctttctctctctcttatctGGGTCATCCTCTGATGAACTTAATTGCAATTTTTTCATAGCTTTTTAACTGCTTGTTCATGTCGAGTGGGTCACATCCACAGGTGGATTAGGGGGccattttatgtttttggtGATGCTTAGGGTTATTATTCATCACAACTCATTGTTGCTCTCCTCCTTTTCTACTGTCTTgaaatcatcattttttttttgttggatttgaAATCTCCAACCTTCTTTATCTTCCACTCAAATTCTACCCTGAATTTCACcttttccctcttttcttttactgtttCTGAGCTTGATTTGAAGAGTTTAAGCGAGTTATTAGGTGGGTTGCTAATGAATGTAATCAAAAGTGGTGAACTTTTTAGGTAAATTTTGTACTTTCAGGGTGATATCACTGTTCATAATCTTGtggtttttgttcttgaatatgccattttttttttctaatgtcTGAAATTTATCAATGCAGATCACATCATTTCGAGAGAGCAAGTCGGATGATCGGAGGTTTTATATCTTCACTGCTACAAAGACTCTTCATTTGAGAACTAATTCAAAGAGTGACCGAGAGGCTTGGATTCAAGCCTTGGCTTCTTCTAGTCGCAGCATATCTCCTCTAACATCGCTGAATTATAATCTCACCACCGTGCCGAGTGATTTATCGGTATCGACTGACCGACTGAAGGAGCGTTTAATTGAAGAGGGAATTGGTGAAACTCTTGTTAAGGATTGTGAACAGATAATGCTGTCCGAATTCTTTGAAATTAGAGGGCAGCTTCAAGTTCTATGTGATGAACGATCTAACTTGCTTGATACAATCAGGCAGTTAGAGGTAAAAGTTTCCTTTTGAAGCCCTTTTCTTCTTAGCGCTCATAGTTAGTATCAATTCTTGGGTGTTATGTATTATTGTGCTACTCATGTGGCTGATATTAGACTTGACCCTGTTATATACAGGCTGCTAGTTTTGAAGCTGAAGCTTCTGGAATGAATGATGGAGAATTTCAACTGATGAAGCATGATCTTTCCTCTGAAGAACGTGGAAAATATAGTggttctttctcttcttttttcttcccttttttcattgaaatttgCTTTATATGCTTGAAATCATTACACGTCAAGGCTTTCAAGCAGAAAATATAGTTTTCTCAGCCTCTTTTTGTTTGGCATTTGGCGCTTGGCTTGTAATTTCATCATATCCAGGGAATTGTTTCTTGTAAGACAGAGCTTCAGTAAAGTATGATGGTCTTGTTAGTTCTCTGTTTTCGTTGAAGTGTTAAAAATTGGATTGATGTCTATTGggtgtttttaaaatgtaagatgtaatttggaaaaaaattgcTGGTTAACTGTATTAGTCTAAGTTCTGCataaaatgttataaactgTAGTGAGTTTATCAAATGAAACGTTGTTGAATGTGCGGTTTGTTNGATGTGTGGTTTGTTTGAAGATTTGATAGATTATTTACTTCTGTCTGGTTTGTAGAATGCAGCACCACGGAATCATCGGATGATATTGAGAAACGAGAGCTCGAGGAGGAGGTTTCAGACGAAGACGAAATGTCCTTTTACGACACCAGAGATTCTTTCTCTGAAAATTCTGTCTATGGCCATGATATCAAGGCTGAAAGTCATCAGCATGACAATGCTGGCACAATGGTTGCTAACATGGAGTTACAGAACAGATACTCGCACGTTCAAAGAAGGAAACGGCTTCCCGTTCCGGTGGAGAAGGAGAAACGAGTTAGCCTTTGGTCAATGATCAAAGACAATGTGGGAAAAGATCTGACAAGAGTGTGCCTCCCTGTTTACTTCAACGAGCCAATATCATCCCTGCAGAAATGCTGTGAAGACATGGAGTATTCATATCTATTGGACCAGGCATATCAACAAGGAAAACAGGTGAGCTTATAAGAAGATAAAAGCTTCCTACAAATCTTGTTATGCATGGAAATCAAAGTAGAATTTGGGGACTTGTATTATGTGCAGGGAAATAGTCTACAAAGAATTCTGAACGTTGCAGCGTTTGCAGTTTCGGGGTATGCTTCGTCGGAAGGCAGGCACTGCAAACCATTCAATCCTTTGTTGGGGGAAACCTACGAAGCCGATTTTCCAGAGAAAGGATTTCGGTTCTTCTCGGAGAAGGTCAGTATATGGGATAAGAAGCTGTGTAAGTTTATTATGGGATAACTGTGAAAGTAATTGGAAAATGGATGTGTATGTTTATTTAGGTGAGTCACCACCCGACTCTGATAGCGTGCCATTGCGAAGGGAGAGGGTGGAAGTTTTGGGGAGATAGCAACCTTCAGTCCAAATTCTGGGGAAGGTCAATTCAGTTGGACCCTGTTGGAGTTCTCACACTTGAGTTTGATGATGGTGAAATCTTCCAGTGGAGCaaggtaaaaagaaaaacaagatagATTATGTAacactttccctttcgggcttcccctcaagatttttaaaacgcgtgNACAAAGAATTCTGAACGTTGCAGCGTTTGCAGTTTCGGGGTATGCTTCGTCGGAAGGCAGGCACTGCAAACCATTCAATCCTTTGTTGGGGGAAACCTACGAAGCCGATTTTCCAGAGAAAGGATTTCGGTTCTTCTCGGAGAAGGTCAGTATAT carries:
- the LOC111795463 gene encoding oxysterol-binding protein-related protein 2B-like isoform X1 — encoded protein: MKAKEMHPLCCISVESFGIGCAGDGDQSTEEAAAAAAALCRTKSMPASLAAFSDGSHANVIRRPPGSKSTVAGVLHKWTNYGKGWRSRWFLLRNGVLSYAKIRRPENLNLLASNNDYRLIGEISSNRIPRGDENGGGRRKHQKAVGVVHLKITSFRESKSDDRRFYIFTATKTLHLRTNSKSDREAWIQALASSSRSISPLTSLNYNLTTVPSDLSVSTDRLKERLIEEGIGETLVKDCEQIMLSEFFEIRGQLQVLCDERSNLLDTIRQLEAASFEAEASGMNDGEFQLMKHDLSSEERGKYSECSTTESSDDIEKRELEEEVSDEDEMSFYDTRDSFSENSVYGHDIKAESHQHDNAGTMVANMELQNRYSHVQRRKRLPVPVEKEKRVSLWSMIKDNVGKDLTRVCLPVYFNEPISSLQKCCEDMEYSYLLDQAYQQGKQGNSLQRILNVAAFAVSGYASSEGRHCKPFNPLLGETYEADFPEKGFRFFSEKVSHHPTLIACHCEGRGWKFWGDSNLQSKFWGRSIQLDPVGVLTLEFDDGEIFQWSKVTTSIYNLILGKVYCDHHGTMHIRGNRDYSCNLKFKEQSFLDRNPHQVHGYVEHVSGKKVATLFGKWDDSMYYVNGHENVNSKSCDGGTLLWKSSEPPHDPTRYNLTSFSITLNELTPGLKEMLPPTDSRLRPDQRHLENGEYDKANAEKLRLEQRQRISRKLQENGWKPRWFEREGEDGPFRYAGGYWEARNASKWDDCPDIFGELNH
- the LOC111795463 gene encoding oxysterol-binding protein-related protein 2B-like isoform X2; the encoded protein is MKAKEMHPLCCISVESFGIGCAGDGDQSTEEAAAAAAALCRTKSMPASLAAFSDGSHANVIRRPPGSKSTVAGVLHKWTNYGKGWRSRWFLLRNGVLSYAKIRRPENLNLLASNNDYRLIGEISSNRIPRGDENGGGRRKHQKAVGVVHLKITSFRESKSDDRRFYIFTATKTLHLRTNSKSDREAWIQALASSSRSISPLTSLNYNLTTVPSDLSVSTDRLKERLIEEGIGETLVKDCEQIMLSEFFEIRGQLQVLCDERSNLLDTIRQLEAASFEAEASGMNDGEFQLMKHDLSSEERGKYSECSTTESSDDIEKRELEEEVSDEDEMSFYDTRDSFSENSVYGHDIKAESHQHDNAGTMVANMELQNRYSHVQRRKRLPVPVEKEKRVSLWSMIKDNVGKDLTRVCLPVYFNEPISSLQKCCEDMEYSYLLDQAYQQGKQGNSLQRILNVAAFAVSGYASSEGRHCKPFNPLLGETYEADFPEKGFRFFSEKVSHHPTLIACHCEGRGWKFWGDSNLQSKFWGRSIQLDPVGVLTLEFDDGEIFQWSKVTTSIYNLILGKVYCDHHGTMHIRGNRDYSCNLKFKEQSFLDRNPHQVHGYVEHVSGKKVATLFGKWDDSMYYVNGHENVNSKSCDGGTLLWKSSEPPHDPTRYNLTSFSITLNELTPGLKEMLPPTDSRLRPDQRHLENGEYDKANAEKLRLEQRQRISRKLQENGWKPRWFEREGEDGPFRYAGGYWEARNASKWDDCPDIFGELNH